A DNA window from Streptomyces canus contains the following coding sequences:
- a CDS encoding ABC transporter substrate-binding protein, producing MRRTRAAAAGAVTVSLMTLVTACGGGSSTSGGSNDSPKTLTYWSSNQGASIEVDKKVLQPELDKFEKQTGIKVKVEVVPWSDLLNRILTATTSGQGPDVLNIGNTWSASLQATGALLPWDAKNFAAIGGKDRFVDSALGSTGAEGQDPAAVPLYSMAYALYYNKEIFADAGITEPPATWDELIADGKKIQAKGKSALGAEGSNLSENIHHVFVFAQQHGGDFFTADGKPDFTNDNVVAAVKQYVDLMAKDKVIPTGDAEYAQNQSVSDFAKGNQAMLLWQSAAANLTSQGMSEDKYGIAPVPVQSGTPGGGTQVNSAVMGINLAVFKNTDNIDGARKFVKFMTGDAEQKILNTAYSSIPPVKSVQAESVFSAGPNKVLKDTLATSAAALPQVADESQFETAVGTAVKDLFADAAAGRAVTTDSVKAALEKAQQQMPAK from the coding sequence ATGCGCAGAACCCGAGCCGCGGCCGCCGGTGCGGTCACCGTTTCCCTCATGACTCTCGTGACCGCCTGCGGTGGCGGCTCCTCGACGAGCGGCGGGTCCAACGACTCACCGAAGACCCTGACCTACTGGTCCTCCAACCAGGGCGCCAGTATCGAGGTCGACAAGAAGGTCCTCCAGCCCGAGCTCGACAAGTTCGAGAAGCAGACCGGGATCAAGGTCAAGGTCGAGGTCGTCCCCTGGTCCGACCTGCTCAACCGGATCCTCACCGCGACCACTTCCGGCCAGGGCCCCGACGTCCTCAACATCGGCAACACCTGGAGCGCCTCCCTCCAGGCCACCGGGGCGCTGCTGCCCTGGGACGCGAAGAACTTCGCCGCGATCGGCGGCAAGGACCGCTTCGTCGACTCCGCGCTCGGCTCGACCGGCGCCGAGGGCCAGGACCCGGCCGCGGTCCCGCTCTACTCGATGGCCTACGCCCTCTACTACAACAAGGAGATCTTCGCCGACGCCGGCATCACCGAGCCCCCGGCGACCTGGGACGAACTGATCGCCGACGGCAAGAAGATCCAGGCCAAGGGCAAGTCCGCGCTCGGCGCGGAGGGTTCGAACCTCTCGGAGAACATCCACCACGTCTTCGTCTTCGCCCAGCAGCACGGCGGCGACTTCTTCACCGCCGACGGCAAGCCCGACTTCACCAACGACAACGTGGTGGCCGCGGTCAAGCAGTACGTCGACCTCATGGCCAAGGACAAGGTCATACCGACCGGCGACGCCGAGTACGCCCAGAACCAGTCGGTGAGCGACTTCGCCAAGGGCAACCAGGCCATGCTGCTGTGGCAGTCCGCTGCCGCCAACCTCACGTCCCAGGGCATGAGCGAGGACAAGTACGGCATCGCACCGGTGCCCGTGCAGTCCGGCACCCCGGGCGGCGGCACCCAGGTCAACTCGGCCGTCATGGGCATCAACCTGGCCGTCTTCAAGAACACCGACAACATCGACGGCGCCAGGAAGTTCGTGAAGTTCATGACCGGCGACGCCGAGCAGAAGATCCTCAACACCGCCTACAGCTCCATCCCGCCGGTGAAGAGCGTGCAGGCGGAGAGCGTGTTCAGCGCGGGCCCCAACAAGGTCCTCAAGGACACCCTCGCCACCAGCGCCGCCGCGCTGCCGCAGGTCGCCGACGAGTCGCAGTTCGAGACGGCCGTGGGAACCGCCGTCAAGGACCTGTTCGCCGACGCGGCCGCCGGACGCGCGGTCACCACCGACTCGGTGAAGGCGGCGCTGGAGAAGGCCCAGCAGCAGATGCCGGCGAAGTGA
- a CDS encoding carbohydrate ABC transporter permease, which yields MTTTAPAEAAVQQNPSGAAHPGPRRRPGRIRRIGLPYLLLLPALLLELLVHLVPMVIGIVMSFKELTQFYIRDWGTAPSSGLDNYRVSVDFDAPVGEALLHSFLVTVAFTLLSVGLCWLLGTAAALYLQDTFRGRGLLRALFLIPYALPVYAAVITWVFMFQHDNGLVNHVLHDQLHLTDKPSFWLIGDNSFWALLTVSVWKGWPFAFLIVMAGLQNIPGELYEAAALDGAGMWQQIRRITLPSLRPVNQVLLLVLFLWTFNDFNTPFVLFGKSAPEAADLISVHIYQASFVTWNFGTGSAMSVLLLLFLLVVTGLYLLLTSRGRKPADV from the coding sequence ATGACCACCACCGCGCCCGCGGAGGCCGCCGTGCAGCAGAACCCTTCCGGGGCGGCGCACCCAGGTCCCCGCCGCCGCCCCGGCAGGATCCGCCGCATCGGCCTGCCGTACCTGCTTCTGCTGCCGGCCCTGCTCCTCGAACTCCTGGTCCACCTGGTGCCGATGGTGATCGGCATCGTGATGAGCTTCAAGGAGCTCACGCAGTTCTACATCCGTGACTGGGGCACCGCGCCCTCGTCCGGCCTCGACAACTACCGGGTGTCGGTGGACTTCGACGCCCCGGTCGGCGAGGCGCTGCTGCACTCGTTCCTCGTCACCGTGGCCTTCACCCTGCTGTCGGTCGGCCTGTGCTGGCTGCTCGGCACCGCGGCGGCCCTCTACCTCCAGGACACCTTCCGCGGCCGGGGCCTGCTGCGGGCGCTCTTCCTGATCCCGTACGCCCTGCCGGTCTACGCGGCCGTCATCACCTGGGTGTTCATGTTCCAGCACGACAACGGCCTGGTGAACCACGTCCTGCACGACCAGCTCCACCTCACCGACAAGCCGTCCTTCTGGCTCATCGGCGACAACAGCTTCTGGGCGCTGCTGACCGTCTCGGTGTGGAAGGGCTGGCCGTTCGCCTTCCTCATCGTCATGGCCGGACTCCAGAACATCCCCGGCGAGCTGTACGAGGCGGCGGCCCTGGACGGCGCCGGGATGTGGCAGCAGATCCGGCGCATCACGCTCCCGTCCCTGCGGCCCGTCAACCAGGTGCTGCTCCTGGTGCTGTTCCTGTGGACGTTCAACGACTTCAACACGCCGTTCGTCCTGTTCGGCAAGTCGGCACCGGAGGCCGCGGACCTGATCTCGGTCCACATCTACCAGGCGTCCTTCGTGACCTGGAACTTCGGCACCGGCTCCGCGATGTCCGTCCTGCTGCTGCTGTTCCTGCTCGTGGTGACGGGCCTCTACCTCCTGCTGACCTCCCGGGGAAGGAAGCCGGCCGATGTCTAG
- a CDS encoding carbohydrate ABC transporter permease translates to MAPPRSFFWSRRIFLTLLTGFVLVPVYVMVSSSLKPLADVTGEFHWVPSRLTIRPYIDIWSTIPLARYFVNSLIVAGAATVCSVVIAVFAAYAVSRYEFRGKRVFTVTVLSTQMFPGILFLLPLFLIYVNIGNATGIALFGSRGGLILTYLTFSLPFSIWMLIGYFDSVPRDLDEAALVDGCGPFGALLRVVVPAAIPGIVAVAVYAFMTAWGEVLFASVMTNDATRTLAVGLQGYSTLNNVYWNQIMAASLVVSVPVVAGFLLLQRYLVAGLTAGAVK, encoded by the coding sequence ATGGCGCCGCCGCGCTCGTTCTTCTGGTCCCGGCGGATCTTCCTCACCCTGCTCACCGGCTTCGTCCTGGTGCCGGTCTACGTGATGGTCTCCAGTTCACTGAAGCCGCTGGCGGACGTGACGGGCGAGTTCCACTGGGTGCCGAGCCGGTTGACCATCCGCCCGTACATCGACATCTGGTCGACGATCCCGCTCGCGCGGTACTTCGTGAACTCGCTGATCGTGGCGGGCGCGGCGACCGTCTGCTCGGTGGTGATCGCGGTGTTCGCCGCGTACGCCGTCAGCCGCTACGAGTTCCGCGGCAAGCGCGTCTTCACGGTCACCGTGCTGTCCACGCAGATGTTCCCGGGCATCCTGTTCCTGCTGCCGCTCTTCCTGATCTACGTCAACATCGGCAACGCCACCGGAATCGCCCTGTTCGGCTCGCGGGGCGGGCTGATCCTGACGTATCTGACCTTCTCCCTGCCGTTCTCGATCTGGATGCTGATCGGGTACTTCGACTCGGTGCCGCGTGATCTGGACGAGGCCGCGCTGGTGGACGGCTGCGGGCCGTTCGGCGCGCTCTTGCGGGTCGTCGTGCCCGCCGCGATCCCCGGAATCGTCGCGGTCGCCGTCTACGCCTTCATGACCGCCTGGGGAGAGGTGCTCTTCGCGTCGGTGATGACCAACGACGCCACCCGCACGCTCGCCGTCGGACTCCAGGGCTACTCCACGCTCAACAACGTGTACTGGAACCAGATCATGGCCGCCTCGCTGGTGGTGAGCGTCCCCGTGGTCGCCGGGTTCCTGCTGCTCCAGCGCTATCTCGTCGCCGGGCTGACGGCGGGCGCCGTCAAGTGA
- a CDS encoding GH1 family beta-glucosidase, translating into MTIDLAALPHDFLWGTATAAYQIEGAVAEDGRSPSIWDTFSHTPGKVAGGDTGDVACDHYHRWREDIDLMRRLGTNAYRLSVAWPRVIPGGDGPVNTKGLDFYDELIDALLAAGITPSVTLYHWDLPQVLQDRGGWPARDTAEHFAAYASVVAGRLGDRVNHWATLNEPLCSAWIGHLEGTMAPGLTDLTAAVRASYHLLLGHGMATRAIRAASPSAQVGIVTNLSTIHAATSRPEDLDAARRMDGHTNRWWLDPIHGRGFPQDMREVYGVELPEKPGDSAAIAAPLDWLGLNYYMPVTVADDPTGPAPRARQVPRPGVPRTGMDWEIDAGGIETLLLRLTHEYGARKLYVTENGSAYPDVVRPDGTIDDPERQEYLTDHLAACASAARKGAPLAGYFAWSLLDNFEWAYGYDKRFGLVHVDYKTQRRTIKGTGYRYADIIRAHAERGRKAA; encoded by the coding sequence GTGACCATCGACCTCGCCGCACTCCCGCACGACTTCCTGTGGGGCACGGCCACGGCGGCCTACCAGATCGAGGGAGCCGTGGCGGAGGACGGCCGTTCGCCGTCGATCTGGGACACCTTCTCGCACACCCCCGGCAAGGTCGCGGGCGGCGACACCGGCGACGTCGCCTGCGACCACTACCACCGCTGGCGCGAGGACATCGACCTGATGCGCCGGCTCGGCACCAACGCCTACCGGTTGTCCGTCGCCTGGCCGCGCGTGATCCCGGGCGGGGACGGCCCGGTCAACACCAAGGGCCTCGACTTCTACGACGAGTTGATCGACGCCCTGCTGGCCGCCGGCATCACCCCGTCCGTCACCCTCTACCACTGGGACCTGCCCCAGGTGCTCCAGGACCGCGGCGGCTGGCCCGCACGCGACACCGCGGAGCACTTCGCCGCGTACGCCTCGGTCGTGGCCGGGCGACTGGGCGACCGGGTGAACCACTGGGCCACGCTCAACGAACCGCTGTGCTCGGCCTGGATCGGCCACCTGGAAGGCACGATGGCCCCCGGCCTGACCGACCTCACGGCCGCCGTCCGCGCCTCCTACCACCTCCTCCTCGGCCACGGCATGGCCACCCGGGCGATCCGCGCCGCGTCCCCGTCCGCCCAGGTCGGCATCGTCACCAACCTCTCGACGATCCACGCGGCCACCAGCAGGCCCGAAGACCTCGACGCGGCCCGCCGTATGGACGGCCACACCAACCGCTGGTGGCTCGACCCGATCCACGGCCGCGGCTTCCCGCAGGACATGCGCGAGGTCTACGGCGTCGAACTCCCGGAAAAGCCAGGCGACTCGGCGGCGATCGCGGCACCCCTGGACTGGCTCGGCCTCAACTACTACATGCCGGTCACCGTCGCCGACGACCCCACCGGACCGGCCCCACGGGCCCGTCAGGTGCCCCGCCCCGGCGTGCCCCGCACCGGCATGGACTGGGAGATCGACGCAGGCGGCATCGAGACCCTCCTGCTCCGCCTCACACACGAGTACGGCGCCCGCAAGCTCTACGTCACCGAGAACGGCTCCGCCTACCCCGACGTCGTACGCCCGGACGGGACGATCGACGACCCGGAACGCCAGGAGTACCTGACCGACCACCTGGCCGCCTGCGCGTCCGCCGCCCGCAAGGGCGCCCCGCTGGCCGGCTACTTCGCCTGGTCCCTGCTGGACAACTTCGAGTGGGCCTACGGCTACGACAAGCGCTTCGGCCTGGTCCACGTCGACTACAAGACCCAGCGGCGCACGATCAAGGGCACGGGGTACCGGTACGCGGACATCATCCGGGCGCATGCCGAGAGAGGTCGCAAGGCGGCTTGA
- a CDS encoding Lrp/AsnC family transcriptional regulator: MTRPLLDELDRRLIGALHLAPRATWDDIGAILSADASTLKRRYDRLHEARMVRVIGQADWGMHSTTMPVHVFLDITGETPLAVLDRLRDLPHLQLLAQISGDYPLYAVVHAPSEAATSEAIDRMFSVSGVRRVNALPALSTLRRGITWDPQFLTDTERAELLKLTGAQLEGTATATPPAKPLSESERTVVALLLRDGRASAASIGRAAGLATSTAHRVVRRVLDEQWVKPRLEIVSEWLGFQTPFMLRLRVAPGETPEAMRRIDRLPQTRLAAHVASDMSVLATGLVTDRSALARFIDEELAKIPGILTVSVDVMLAEPRRYWLDRDRVSGLGEFHAPTLL; encoded by the coding sequence ATGACTCGCCCCCTGCTCGACGAGCTCGACCGGCGCCTGATCGGGGCGCTGCATCTGGCACCCCGGGCCACCTGGGACGACATCGGCGCGATCCTGTCCGCCGACGCCAGCACCCTGAAGCGCCGTTACGACCGTCTGCACGAGGCCCGGATGGTCCGCGTCATCGGACAGGCCGACTGGGGCATGCACTCCACGACGATGCCGGTCCACGTGTTCTTGGACATCACCGGCGAAACTCCGCTCGCCGTCCTCGACCGGCTGCGCGACCTGCCCCACCTCCAGCTCCTGGCGCAGATCTCCGGCGACTACCCGCTGTACGCCGTCGTGCACGCCCCCTCCGAGGCGGCCACCAGCGAGGCGATCGATCGGATGTTCTCCGTGTCCGGGGTCCGCCGCGTCAACGCCCTGCCGGCCCTCAGCACCCTGCGTCGGGGCATCACCTGGGACCCGCAGTTCCTGACCGACACCGAACGCGCCGAACTGCTGAAGCTCACCGGTGCGCAGCTGGAGGGCACCGCGACCGCGACACCCCCCGCCAAGCCCCTGAGCGAGTCCGAACGAACCGTGGTGGCCCTGCTGTTGCGGGACGGCCGGGCCTCCGCCGCGAGCATCGGCCGCGCGGCCGGGCTGGCCACCTCCACCGCGCATCGCGTGGTCCGCCGGGTCCTGGACGAGCAGTGGGTCAAGCCACGCCTGGAGATCGTGTCGGAATGGCTCGGCTTCCAGACCCCGTTCATGCTCCGTCTACGCGTCGCTCCCGGCGAGACTCCCGAGGCCATGCGCCGCATCGACCGGCTCCCCCAGACCCGCCTCGCCGCCCACGTGGCCAGCGACATGTCCGTCCTCGCCACCGGTCTGGTCACCGACCGCTCCGCCCTGGCACGCTTCATCGACGAGGAGTTGGCGAAGATCCCCGGCATCCTCACCGTCAGCGTCGACGTCATGCTCGCGGAGCCGCGCCGCTACTGGCTGGACCGGGACCGGGTGTCGGGCCTCGGGGAGTTCCACGCGCCGACGTTGCTCTAG
- a CDS encoding AbgT family transporter gives MSATATEPRPTEPPSRALRTAFRAFAAIEKVGNKLPNPFWLFWILAGVVIVLSAILAAAGVSTVHPGTHETIKVQSLLSKAGVTTMVEGAVENFATFPPLATILIVGFGIAVAEASGLFTTLLRRMVARVPGRYLTFALSMTAMVAHVAGDAAYVTLIPLGALVFRAAGRSPVLGCIVAYVSISAGYDASPSLTTTDVLLSSISTAAAHTIDPHYTVTPVANYFFGLASSVLVALVITLVVDKVISKRSDLAPDEPVKALSAEELKAVEVTPGQRRALRMTGLAAVCFVAVLTAAMIPADSPLRGEHGSLVESPVISGMSIVLFLFFSLLGWVYGRSVGTFRTAGDIVDALVEGTRTYAPILVLFFAISQFLAYFKWTNIGNVIAVEGAETLKEMHLGGWTVLVGIAVLITFMNLVITSGSALWALAAPVLIPMLMLIGIEPQTTQAVYRVADSVTNCVTPMSPYFAMALGFIQQHRKSAGIGTLASFTIPIAAVVWVVWVAFFVAWYLLGLPFGIS, from the coding sequence ATGAGTGCCACCGCCACCGAGCCCCGGCCGACCGAGCCACCTTCGAGAGCCCTGCGCACCGCGTTCCGCGCCTTCGCCGCCATCGAGAAGGTCGGCAACAAGCTGCCCAACCCGTTCTGGCTGTTCTGGATCCTCGCGGGGGTCGTGATCGTCCTCAGCGCGATCCTGGCGGCGGCCGGGGTCAGCACCGTGCATCCCGGAACGCACGAGACCATCAAGGTGCAGAGCCTGCTCAGCAAGGCCGGCGTCACGACGATGGTCGAGGGGGCCGTAGAGAATTTCGCGACCTTCCCGCCGCTGGCCACGATCCTCATCGTGGGCTTCGGCATCGCGGTCGCCGAGGCGAGCGGCCTGTTCACGACCCTGCTGCGCCGCATGGTCGCCCGGGTGCCGGGCAGGTACCTCACCTTCGCGCTGTCGATGACGGCGATGGTCGCCCACGTCGCGGGCGACGCCGCGTACGTCACCCTCATACCGCTCGGGGCACTCGTCTTCCGCGCCGCCGGACGCAGCCCCGTCCTCGGCTGCATCGTCGCCTACGTCTCGATCTCCGCCGGCTACGACGCCTCCCCGTCCCTCACCACCACCGACGTCCTGCTGTCGTCGATCTCCACGGCCGCCGCGCACACCATCGACCCGCACTACACGGTCACTCCGGTCGCGAACTACTTCTTCGGACTGGCCTCGTCCGTCCTCGTCGCCCTGGTCATCACGCTCGTCGTCGACAAGGTCATCTCCAAGCGCTCGGACCTGGCCCCCGACGAGCCGGTGAAGGCGCTGAGCGCCGAGGAGCTGAAGGCGGTCGAGGTCACGCCGGGGCAGCGCCGCGCCCTGCGGATGACCGGCCTGGCCGCCGTCTGCTTCGTCGCGGTCCTGACCGCGGCCATGATCCCCGCGGACTCCCCGCTGCGCGGCGAGCACGGCTCCCTGGTCGAGTCCCCGGTGATCTCGGGCATGTCGATCGTCCTGTTCCTGTTCTTCTCCCTGCTCGGCTGGGTCTACGGCCGCAGCGTCGGGACCTTCCGTACGGCCGGTGACATCGTCGACGCGCTGGTTGAGGGCACGCGCACCTATGCCCCGATCCTCGTCCTGTTCTTCGCGATCTCGCAGTTCCTCGCCTATTTCAAGTGGACGAACATCGGCAACGTCATCGCCGTCGAGGGCGCGGAGACCCTGAAGGAGATGCACCTGGGCGGCTGGACGGTGCTGGTCGGCATCGCCGTACTGATCACCTTCATGAATCTCGTGATCACCAGCGGCTCCGCCCTGTGGGCGCTGGCCGCCCCGGTGCTCATCCCCATGCTGATGCTCATCGGCATCGAGCCCCAGACCACGCAGGCCGTCTACCGCGTCGCCGACTCGGTCACCAACTGCGTCACCCCGATGAGCCCGTACTTCGCGATGGCGCTGGGCTTCATCCAGCAGCACAGGAAGTCCGCCGGCATCGGCACGCTGGCCTCCTTCACCATCCCGATCGCCGCCGTCGTCTGGGTCGTCTGGGTCGCGTTCTTCGTGGCCTGGTACCTGCTCGGCCTCCCCTTCGGCATCAGCTGA
- a CDS encoding M20 family metallopeptidase, producing the protein MTASPVAALTARAQDVSPEIVTDILTLVRHETGSYDLSALAAGLDLLRELVVHRLGRPDHERRHPGGECGDTLTLTYTGTAPGHVALVGHYDTVWPTGTLAGWEQPEASGDGRDKLSGPGIFDMKTGLAQGIWSLKLARESGVPVPTVTFLFNGDEEIGSLSSRPVIEEVARKADVTLVLEPTAHGAVKTGRKGTGIFEVTVTGVEAHAGLAPQDGASAITALSEFVVAAAGVAAPDKGTTINTGLIKGGTATNVVAGWATASVDIRVSSRAEQDRVDAELDAIDISDPRVRIEVDHAWNRPPMTLNAASVPLLDLAREVAREQGREELPTAAVGGASDANFVAALGLPVLCGMGAVGDGAHAQGEFIHPDTVPAQTALVAGLLARLADPLRG; encoded by the coding sequence ATGACCGCATCGCCCGTCGCCGCCCTCACCGCCCGCGCCCAGGACGTCTCGCCGGAGATCGTCACCGACATCCTGACGCTCGTCCGTCACGAGACCGGCAGCTACGACCTGTCCGCCCTCGCGGCGGGCCTGGACCTCCTGCGGGAGCTGGTCGTCCACCGGCTCGGGCGGCCCGACCACGAGCGCCGTCACCCCGGCGGCGAGTGCGGAGACACCCTCACTCTGACCTACACCGGCACCGCCCCCGGCCACGTCGCGCTCGTCGGCCACTACGACACCGTATGGCCGACCGGCACGCTCGCCGGATGGGAGCAACCGGAGGCGTCCGGCGACGGCCGGGACAAGCTCAGTGGGCCGGGCATCTTCGACATGAAGACCGGCCTGGCGCAAGGGATCTGGTCCCTGAAGCTCGCCCGCGAGAGCGGCGTCCCCGTGCCTACCGTCACCTTCCTCTTCAACGGCGACGAGGAGATCGGTTCCCTGTCCTCGCGCCCGGTGATCGAGGAGGTCGCCCGGAAGGCCGACGTGACGCTGGTACTGGAGCCGACCGCGCACGGTGCCGTCAAGACGGGCCGCAAGGGCACCGGGATCTTCGAGGTCACGGTCACCGGCGTCGAGGCGCACGCCGGGCTCGCGCCCCAGGACGGGGCGAGCGCGATCACCGCGCTGTCCGAGTTCGTCGTCGCGGCGGCGGGCGTCGCCGCGCCCGACAAGGGCACCACGATCAACACAGGTCTCATCAAGGGAGGCACCGCCACCAACGTCGTCGCCGGGTGGGCCACCGCGAGCGTCGACATCCGGGTCAGCAGCCGGGCCGAGCAGGACCGCGTCGACGCCGAACTGGACGCCATCGACATCAGCGACCCCCGCGTACGTATCGAGGTCGACCACGCCTGGAACCGGCCGCCGATGACCCTGAACGCCGCCTCCGTCCCGCTCCTCGACCTGGCCCGCGAGGTCGCCCGCGAACAGGGCCGTGAGGAGCTGCCCACTGCCGCCGTCGGCGGCGCCAGCGACGCCAACTTCGTCGCCGCCCTCGGCCTGCCGGTGCTGTGCGGCATGGGCGCGGTCGGCGACGGCGCCCACGCCCAGGGCGAGTTCATCCACCCCGACACCGTGCCCGCCCAGACCGCCCTGGTCGCGGGCCTGCTGGCACGGCTTGCGGATCCCCTGCGCGGCTGA